The genomic region GGTGCTCGTGGTGCTGCTCGCGGGCACGGTGGTGTTCGCCGTGGCCAAGTCCCAGGAGGCGGCGAACCGCAGCGAGGCCGCCGAGGCGGCGGCGGCCGCGGCCCAGGCCCGGTGGCTGCTCAACTCGGCGCGCTGGAGCAGGGCGCGATCCGGCTCGCGCTGGCCGCGTACACGGTGGCCCAGACCGACGCGACCCGCGACGTCCTGCTCAGCGCCGACGCGCTCGTGCGCCGCGACCTGCCCGCCGCCCGGGGCCGTCCGACCCGGTTCGCCAAGGTCGACGGCGGCCGGTTCTTCGTGCGCACCGCGGACGGTGCCGAGGGCGCGGCCGTACCGCCGGTACGGCCGGCACCGAGCTGTGGGACCTGCGGGCCGGCCGGACGGAGCCGCACCTGGCGTTGCCCGGCCGCCCGCTGCGGATGAGCGAGGACGACCAGCGTGTGGTCGTGGCCGGTGCCCAGGGCGCCGAGCTGCTCGACGTGTCCGACCCCGCGCGCCCGTTCAAGGTCGCGGACCTGCCCGTCTCCAGCTTCACCGCCACCACGAACGCCCGCCTCGACGTGCTCGCCGACCTCGTGCCGGACGCCCGCAGGGGACGGGCGCCGAAGGTCTGGCTCCTCGACGGCGGCGGCTGGCGCGAGGTCGCGGTGCCCGGCGACCGGGAGGCGATCGGCGTGCGGCTGTCACCGGACGGCCGCACGCTCGCGGTGAAACGGCTCGACGGCTTCTGGGAGCTGTGGCGGCTCGAGGGCGACCAGGCCCGCCTGATGAGCGAGACGGTGATGGGCGTCTGGCAGACCGCCTACGAGTTCAGCGGGGACGGCAGGTTCCTGATCCAGGCCGGGTCGGACCTCGCCACCGCGGAGGTCTGGGACGTCTCCGACCCGGCGACCCCCGTCCTCTGGGCCGACTTCCCGCTGCCGTCGGCCAACGACACCACGCTGGTCGAGTTCTCCGCCGACAGCCGCCACGTGCTGGTCGCCTCCGACCGCGGCGCGCACGTGTGGGACCTGAGGCGGCAGCACCGGCCGGAGCGGATCGCCGCGTTCGAGGCCTTCCCGGAGGACATCACCGCCGTCGACCACTGGCCGGCGACCGGCGAGTTCGCCGTGGTGGTCCGCGGCGAGACCGTCTGGCCGTTGCGCACGGACCCCGACCAGGTCGTGAAGGACCAGTGCCGCGGCTATGCGTCGTTGTCGGCGTCGGAATGGGCGACCTACTTCCCGGACATGGGTCAGGTCGAGGTGTGCTGAGACCGTCTGCCGAGGGGGTCAGTCGCCGCAGGGCAGGCCGAGGCAGCTCGCGTTGACGTGCATGGGCCTGGGGTCGTCGCGCAGGTGGCCGCGGTACCAGCCGTCACCGGCCCACGCCTCGACGAAGAAGCGGGTGCCTTCCGGGATGAAGCGGAGCGGTTCGCCCGGCCACGTCACGTGCACGCCCCGGGCGATCTCGCAGACCATGCGGGCCGGTGCTCCCGGTAC from Lentzea guizhouensis harbors:
- a CDS encoding WD40 repeat domain-containing protein yields the protein MSEDDQRVVVAGAQGAELLDVSDPARPFKVADLPVSSFTATTNARLDVLADLVPDARRGRAPKVWLLDGGGWREVAVPGDREAIGVRLSPDGRTLAVKRLDGFWELWRLEGDQARLMSETVMGVWQTAYEFSGDGRFLIQAGSDLATAEVWDVSDPATPVLWADFPLPSANDTTLVEFSADSRHVLVASDRGAHVWDLRRQHRPERIAAFEAFPEDITAVDHWPATGEFAVVVRGETVWPLRTDPDQVVKDQCRGYASLSASEWATYFPDMGQVEVC